The Desulfurellaceae bacterium genome contains a region encoding:
- a CDS encoding alpha/beta fold hydrolase gives MPHLQSNGVSLYYEEHGSGELLLLIMGFTVSSIGWHWNIPAFAQSFRTIAFDNRGVGQSDKPDEPYSMAMFADDTAGLLDGLDIEQAHIFGISMGGMIAQEFALRHPQRVTSLTLGCTNCGGENTVLSSDPEVLRMLEHIDAVSVEEAALAMTKVAVTPWFMQKHMDTLIELNRLSAVHPTPKHGMVSQMAAIQSHDTYERLPQIGVPTLVITGKEDGLVPPENSVTLSRRIPNAELLILSNASHLFNIERPQTTVESVTGFINGRREWLAS, from the coding sequence CCTCCAATCCAACGGGGTTTCGCTGTACTACGAAGAACACGGCAGCGGCGAGCTGCTGCTGCTGATCATGGGCTTTACCGTCAGCTCTATTGGCTGGCACTGGAACATCCCGGCCTTCGCCCAATCCTTCCGCACCATCGCCTTTGACAACCGGGGGGTGGGCCAGAGTGACAAGCCGGATGAGCCGTACTCAATGGCGATGTTCGCCGACGACACGGCCGGCCTGCTCGACGGCCTGGACATCGAGCAGGCGCATATCTTCGGTATCTCCATGGGCGGCATGATCGCTCAGGAATTTGCCCTGCGCCATCCCCAGCGGGTCACAAGCCTGACCCTCGGCTGCACCAACTGCGGAGGTGAGAACACCGTGCTGTCCAGCGACCCCGAGGTGTTGCGTATGCTGGAGCACATCGACGCGGTCAGCGTCGAAGAAGCCGCGCTGGCCATGACCAAGGTTGCGGTCACGCCATGGTTCATGCAGAAACATATGGATACCCTGATTGAGCTGAACCGGCTGTCCGCGGTTCACCCGACGCCCAAGCACGGCATGGTCAGTCAGATGGCGGCCATCCAGAGCCACGATACCTACGAGCGGCTGCCCCAGATCGGCGTGCCGACGCTGGTCATCACCGGCAAAGAGGACGGTCTGGTGCCGCCCGAAAACTCGGTGACGTTATCGCGTCGTATTCCGAACGCCGAGTTGCTTATCCTGTCCAACGCCAGCCACCTGTTCAATATCGAGCGGCCGCAGACGACCGTGGAGAGCGTGACCGGCTTCATCAACGGCCGGCGCGAGTGGCTGGCCTCGTAG